CCACGCCCTTTTCTGAATCATGTGCAGCTACATTTAAAAGTATCAAGTATATTAGAAAAGAATTCAATACCATATGAACAAACCATCTCATTTGGCAAGCTAGAGagcaaatatttataatttatatcgACACTTCAAGGGTGAAACATTAAAATTTGGTTTGTTATAGCTAACTCTTTTCATATATATAGTAGCAACCTTAACTAGTAGTTTCTAACATCAAATGATCATATATTACAAGAAGACCAGAGAAGGCAAGAAAAGTATTCGTACCAAAAACTAAGTTTTCCGAGTAAGATTAACATAATCATTTCATTCTCAAAGTAGTCGACTACAGGAAAGATTTTCAGAACATTCAGGATCAGTGCATCTAACATCAGTGTTCGATACgtcaagaaaaataattcatttcgAGACATATGGTGAAAATGCATTTAAGAAGTATGGATAATTTCTGCCTTGGGAGATCTATTGGCTTACCAGTTTGAGAGAGCTGAAGCTTCATCTTGGCTTTGACTCTTTCAGCCGATGACTGTACACAATAGCAACAAAAGATGTCCATGGATCATGACAAACAAATTCCAGCCAATAGTAGAGAGAATTTATAAAGAGTGTCTAGACATGAAAGCAACATCTTCATCAGGCCAAAgcgagagaaagaaaaaaaaaagaaattagaagaGTTGAACGTACCATACGGTCATAACCTTCAATTAGGCTGGGATAATCAGTCCCGACATTCCTTCCCTTTCTCGCTTCACTCGCTTTCCCTATATCATTCGCCTCCTTCTCCGACCTACGCTGTCTGCGAGGAGAAACGCTTCTGCTTCTACTTCTCCGTCTCCCTCTCTCCCTATCCCTGTCCCCTTCGGAATCTCTATACCTATATCTCTCTCTGCTCCTGCTTCGCCTCCGCGATTCCCTGTATCTGTCTCCGCTCCTGCTTCGTCTTCTACTCCTATCCTtatccctatccctatccctGTCCCTCTCCCTGCTGGAAACCCTAGGCTCGGAAGATAGCTTCTTCTTGAGCTTGTCGTGAATGGATTGCAGTTGCGCTTGCTTCTCCGACTCGGAAGGAGCGGAGGTAGCATTAACTTTCGGGGGCTTGTCGGATTGGGAAGCGGTGGAGGAGGCTTTGACGAAtttggagagaaaggaggaggaggaggcgAGGGCGGAGCCGGGTTTGGGAACGTCGTCGTTTGATGCGGAAGAGGAAAAGCCGAGACCTTGCTTAAATCTTGCGGCCCCCTCGCCCTTGCGGGTCAACTCTTCGTAGTACGCCgctgctttttcttcttccatctctATTCTCTATTCTTCACTTCTCATTCTTCATCCCACACTTTCACAAAGTAGCAATCACTTTCTGGAAAATGAGGAATGGAAccacattttaacattttttgtaGAATTgcatgaattatttattttacatttttcttattctgaccccttgtttattttttttttcaaaatatttattttcacacaATTCCGATTTAAGGTGTTTGGGTAATTGTCCTAAATCTTTAAGGTGCATTCaatttttatagataaaaaataattaaacatgttttaaaaaactaaaaatcaattgatgtgttttttttaatgtaacttGTAAGGTATTGAGCACCAAGCATAATTTTAACAAACTGCAAGAATCTACCATATTTAAAACATCATCCAAATAAGAGTATTGTTTGAAAACATTACgtcattacaaaaaataaaacgtattaatatgaaatatattaatttcttatgAAGTTAGTATCTTTTCCATTATCTGTAGTTAGATTATTGTAAATTAAATCATTTggaattatatatttcaaatttcactAGAAAGCATAACAAGTTATGTGGCCGTTTCGGTATAATTTATTTGAGAAGTTATACTGGAAAGTTAGagacaataaattaaattggtTTGTGGTGGAATGAGAGTAGAtgaagttattaaaataaattggtcaTAAACAAGTAATGGCTTCcgaattttttttacattaagttATGGAAGTCTACCGTATAGCCCGATCTGCCATGCTTAATACTCCATATTAAAAGAAAGGATGCATTGGCTAGCAAATCTGACAGTACCGAATGGTCAGTAATAGGAACGGTCGATCATTGAGAATTAATAGGTTTTAATATACTGATATTAGAACGAGATTGAGTCCGAACTAAGATTTCACTCACGTGAGGTTCGTGTCGAAAATTATGtataaacaaaaatcatttttaacatgGCAATTTATGGTTGATATTGAAATGATACGGTGGGTCCcaccatttaaatatatatttttttaaaaagatagtttttgaagaaaaaaaaaaacagtgtcATTTGAGTGTAATTGATACGTGTGCGTCTTATTGTACCAACACCcatatataaatacaagtcaCACGTAAGAAGTAAGTGATCGTATTTACTGTGTATTTAATACTGTTATTTTGAACAACTTACTAACTTAAATTTACTGtgtatttaatattgttattttgaacAACTTATTAACTTAAATATCAGATAACCTTTAATAAGTATATTTTCGGACAATAAAATCGATAAAACGAAgacagacaaaaaaaaattgttactaaactaaatcttaaaaaaaattgtatagataTTAAAAGTAACTCAACCCCACGTccaaaataatagatataattgCAAGTTGGATTAATCTTATCATATTTGAAGTTTCTTATGATTATGGAATGCAATAACATATACTAAACCAGTTACTACTAAAGCAATTAATGGATGCgaattgatataataaattaaattgatgaaaatatttatgGCTTTAAGGTATGGTTATGTGTTTGACTTAAATTTTGATGTTAGGTTATTAAAGATCATTTAAATATCCCGAGTTTTGTTAACTTTTGGTATTTGAATGGTAATGTAATACAACATTAAATGCTTGAATGAAAATTTGTggtttaaattacaaaattactgAGATAAAGTTCTTCATTTTCAAAgctcataaaaaaaagttataaattttaaagaatatagTTAATGTAAAAACACTCACCTCAAAGTATTAtaagagtttaaaaaattttaattttaaattaacaatttatttaaaacagtgtgatttaattattttaatattaaaaatttaaagtgtaaataaaatttttacataacaagttttattattttaaaacaatgtacctaaaaatgttttatttataattgttttttttttctttaagttttattaGTGTTTGTTCATCTGTTTAAATTCATTAGAATCATTCTTATAATGAGTTATTCGTTTCTGTTTAATCggtttttttttgaataaaataagttggtttttcattatttttcttaatctatATGTTTTTTTTGCTTGTAAAATATTTCGATTTATACGTactatttaaaatttctttaatatatcCTAATTGTGTTTATGCTGTGtcttaatcattataaaaaaagttataaataataaagtaaagttttaatgaaataaaaaatatttatacatattatagcatttatttattttaaaaattattttaataagatttgAGTTGAATCTATTTAATTAGAAGTGGACCCAAAAGAGGTACCGGCTGGCCTGGTCTGACCGTGACCAAACTTAgtattattaattcatttaaataataaaagaaagtatgattttgattttgaccTGAGAAGAGAAGGGACAGGTGGAGGTGGCATAAGGATTTCTAAAGATCTCTCAGATTTCGATTCTCCCAATCtatctcttttattattttcttttactttttatatttatattcatcaCTCTCTCACTCTCCCTTTCCCttctaacaatatataaataaaattttctctctACTTTCTATTCTCACACCACTCACCTCTGTTCAACTTTTCACTTCCATGGCCA
This genomic stretch from Vigna radiata var. radiata cultivar VC1973A chromosome 7, Vradiata_ver6, whole genome shotgun sequence harbors:
- the LOC106767061 gene encoding zinc finger CCCH domain-containing protein 13; translated protein: MEEEKAAAYYEELTRKGEGAARFKQGLGFSSSASNDDVPKPGSALASSSSFLSKFVKASSTASQSDKPPKVNATSAPSESEKQAQLQSIHDKLKKKLSSEPRVSSRERDRDRDRDKDRSRRRSRSGDRYRESRRRSRSRERYRYRDSEGDRDRERGRRRSRSRSVSPRRQRRSEKEANDIGKASEARKGRNVGTDYPSLIEGYDRMSSAERVKAKMKLQLSQTAAHDSEKGVGWERFEFNKDAPLDEEEVEVAEDDASLVKHIGQSFRFSAVQARREEQIQAAHEEAMFGTPALLPPTSTDSEPERENEKEVDKKDLVTSLLSETLLAKQKGSWRDRVRQA